The genomic window CAAGGATACTCTTGATTCACCGCGCCTCTACCTCAACTCTTGCCGAGATGAGGTTCCTTATTTAATTTTTTAAAATATAACATGCCATGGCCCGGGTTGTCAAGTTAAATTTTTGTTAACTTAAACTGCCAGCGAAGAGGACCATTTGCCGCATTTATCTCCCCAGCGGGCCATTAGTCTGTCATCACCGTAAATTTGAATTATCTCGCATGAATTGGGACAACCCTTGCACTCAAAACTCTTCACTTCATAATTTTTTATGGTGGCATTAAATCCAAGGAAATTTGTCCTTTTGTTTCTTGATTGCATTACATATTTTCTAGCCAGTATTGCCGCCCCAATAGCTCCCATTACATTATAATGTTTCGGTACTGTAATATTAAGGCCCAGTTCCTCCTCAAACGCCTTCTTTATACCCACATTAGCGGCAACGCCTCCTTGAAAAAGCACCAACGGCCTTATTTCCTTCCCTTTAGCTACATTAGCCAGATAATTTCTCACCAGTGCCTGGCAAAGTCCCCAGATTATATCTTCAATTCTGTGTCCCATCTGCTGTTTGTGTATCATGTCTGATTCTGCAAACACTGCGCACCGGCCTGCAATTCTTGTAGGTATGGTGGATTTTAGCGCCATTTTGCCGAATTCCTCGATAGGTATACTCAGCCTCTGGGCCTGCCTATCCAGAAACGATCCCGTCCCAGCAGCACAGACAGTATTCATGGCAAAATCCACCACTATTTTATTTCTTAAAATGATAATCTTTGAATCCTGGCCTCCTATTTCAAGTATGGTTTGGGTATCCGGATATTCCTCCAGTGCAGCTACCGCATGGGTTGTAATTTCGTTTTTCACTATATCCGCACCCACCAGTACCGACGCCAATTGCCTTCCGCTTCCGGTGGTCCCCACTGCAAAAATTTCAAGAGAATCATTAAATTCATCCTGCAACATTTTAAGTCCTTCTACAAGCACTTCTATGGGTTTTCCGGCAGTGTTTAAATACAACTTTCTAACAACCTCATTATTTTCATCCAATAAAACAAGGTTTGTGCTTACTGAACCCACATCAATTCCAAGTGAACACCTCATCTAAACTTTCTACCTCCGATTTATGATTAATCATATCTACAAAGGCTTCCAGGCGGGTCCTGAAACCCGCTTCCGCCGCATGTTCATCCAGCACCAGGGTCATTACAGGAATGGAATAGTGTTTACTTACGCTGGACAGCACACTCTTAGCCACTATTTCAGGCATACCTGTAAATGGTAGAAGTTGAATAACCCCGTTAAAACCCTCTCCGGCAAATCTGGCTACCTGGGCCACCGTTTCCTGGCCATGTCCTCCGATAAAACAATTAATATATGGCTTTGACATTTCAAGAAGCATTTTGTGCTCTCTGGGCTTTATGAAAGATGGCAGCAGGTTATGGCGGATCCAATCCGTAATATATATACTTCTATAAACCTCCACCCCTATTTCTCCCAGTTGTTTTTCTATATTAAGGTTTACAAAGGGCTCAAGAACAGTGTAAATTTCACCTATTATACCGATTCTCGGCAAATTAACTGTCGTTTTTATATCATGGAACATCATCTTTATTTCTTTTTGCACTTGTTTTATTTTGCCGGTTTCTTTTGTCCTTTCAATCATTTCGATTGCTATCTTATAACATTTATCTGTTGCCCCTGTTGATGCCTCTCGGGGTCTCGCTTTGCAGGCCAAGACATCAAGTTCATCCAGCAGCAGTGCCTTTTCCCAGGCAAGTTTCCCTGCTTCTAATATATCCCTGTAAGTATGTTTTTTTTTTGTTTGTTACCATTATAAGTTTGTGAATCAACTCCAAAAGATGCCCCTTGGGGGGCTCCAGCACCACCATATTAAATTCAAAACCCAGGTCTTTTAATATTTCTCTTTGAACCTCTGCATAATACCCAAACCTGCATGGTCCGATTCCACCTGCCATTACTATGGTATCCGCACCATCTTCCAGGGCTTCGATAAAGTTACCTAAATTTATTTTCAATGGGAGACATGCAAATTCAGGTGAGTATTTTACACCAAGTTCCA from Biomaibacter acetigenes includes these protein-coding regions:
- a CDS encoding acyl-CoA dehydratase activase, with the translated sequence MRCSLGIDVGSVSTNLVLLDENNEVVRKLYLNTAGKPIEVLVEGLKMLQDEFNDSLEIFAVGTTGSGRQLASVLVGADIVKNEITTHAVAALEEYPDTQTILEIGGQDSKIIILRNKIVVDFAMNTVCAAGTGSFLDRQAQRLSIPIEEFGKMALKSTIPTRIAGRCAVFAESDMIHKQQMGHRIEDIIWGLCQALVRNYLANVAKGKEIRPLVLFQGGVAANVGIKKAFEEELGLNITVPKHYNVMGAIGAAILARKYVMQSRNKRTNFLGFNATIKNYEVKSFECKGCPNSCEIIQIYGDDRLMARWGDKCGKWSSSLAV
- a CDS encoding acyl-CoA dehydratase activase-related protein is translated as MKVTFPHMGNIYIPLKSFFESLGVEVVVPPPCSKKTLELGVKYSPEFACLPLKINLGNFIEALEDGADTIVMAGGIGPCRFGYYAEVQREILKDLGFEFNMVVLEPPKGHLLELIHKLIMVTNKKKTYLQGYIRSRETCLGKGTAAG